In one window of Phoenix dactylifera cultivar Barhee BC4 unplaced genomic scaffold, palm_55x_up_171113_PBpolish2nd_filt_p 000832F, whole genome shotgun sequence DNA:
- the LOC103705314 gene encoding ATP-dependent RNA helicase SUV3L, mitochondrial, with product MAASLLRSHSSSRLALARVRACLSSLPLLHSLPDPNPPVLRSQLGPGFSPQNPSLPPFPPWAKPRFFCSPSSCPAAPAPAPAPAPAPATAQDSDCSTAAAYTGDEAAVSEESASASLDPLDVYRELRRADESSTRLKRSEWNSLVKVFRGFAKSPWASDQALAVYIPASFFPHAARRFREFFLRRCPPHVFGHLAALGPSPEADRFLFPIFVEFCLAEFPDEIRQFQTLIDSADLTRPHTWFPFARAMKRRIVYHCGPTNSGKTYNALQRFMEAGSGVYCSPLRLLAMEVFDKVNSLGVYCSLQTGQEKKLVPFSNHVACTIEMVTTEQLYDVAVIDEIQMMADPTRGYAWTRALLGLKADEIHLCGDPSVLKMVKKICKETGDELEVNHYERFKPLVVEAKTLLGNFKNVRSGDCIVAFSRREIFEVKLAIEKFTKHKCCVIYGALPPETRRQQASLFNDQGNEYDVLVASDAVGMGLNLNIRRVVFYSLSKYNGDKMVLVAPSQVKQIAGRAGRRGSAYPDGLVTTFLLDDLDYLIECLQQPFEEVTKVGLFPFFEQVELFAAQFPIATFCELLDKFRENCRLDGNYFLCRHDGVKKVANMLEKVQGLSLEERFNFCFAPVNIRDPKAMYHLLRFATHYSQNHPVGIAMGMPKGSARNDAELLDLETKHQVLSMYLWLSHHFKEDTFPYVQKAETMAFSIADLLGQSLAKACWKPESRSQGKPRRIEEENSQDELKPVAEESYDRPRSLIKAYKMKGQDQPGQHHPAGNFVV from the coding sequence ATGGCAGCCTCTCTACTTCGCTCCCACTCCTCCTCCCGCCTCGCCCTCGCTAGGGTTAGGGCTTgtctctcctccctcccccttctccacTCCCTGCCCGACCCCAATCCCCCAGTCCTCCGCTCTCAATTAGGGCCCGGTTTCTCACCACAAAATCCCTCCCTTCCCCCCTTCCCCCCGTGGGCGAAGCCCCGCTTCTTCTGCTCCCCCTCCTCCTGCCCCGCCGCCCCCGCCCCCGCCCCCGCCCCCGCCCCCGCCCCCGCCACCGCCCAAGATTCCGATTGTTCCACCGCCGCTGCCTACACTGGCGATGAGGCCGCCGTCAGCGAAGAATCCGCCTCCGCATCCCTCGACCCCCTCGACGTCTACCGCGAGCTCCGCCGCGCCGACGAGAGCTCCACCAGGCTCAAACGCTCCGAGTGGAACTCCCTCGTCAAGGTATTCCGCGGCTTCGCCAAGTCCCCCTGGGCCTCCGACCAGGCCCTCGCCGTCTACATCCCCGCCTCCTTCTTCCCCCACGCCGCCCGCCGCTTCCGCGAGTTCTTCCTCCGCCGCTGCCCCCCGCACGTCTTTGGCCACCTCGCCGCGCTCGGCCCCTCCCCCGAGGCCGACCGCTTCCTCTTCCCCATCTTCGTCGAGTTCTGCCTCGCGGAATTCCCTGACGAAATCCGCCAGTTCCAGACCCTCATCGACTCCGCCGACCTCACCAGGCCCCACACCTGGTTCCCCTTCGCCCGGGCGATGAAGCGCCGCATTGTGTACCACTGCGGCCCCACCAACAGCGGCAAGACCTACAACGCGCTCCAGCGGTTCATGGAGGCCGGCAGTGGGGTCTATTGCAGCCCGCTCCGGCTCCTCGCCATGGAGGTGTTCGACAAGGTGAACTCTTTGGGTGTCTACTGTAGTCTCCAAACCGGCCAGGAAAAAAAGCTGGTGCCTTTCTCCAACCACGTTGCCTGCACCATCGAGATGGTGACGACCGAGCAGCTCTACGATGTCGCCGTCATCGATGAGATTCAGATGATGGCTGACCCAACCCGAGGTTATGCTTGGACAAGGGCGCTGCTTGGACTCAAGGCTGATGAGATACATTTGTGTGGAGACCCGAGTGTTTTGAAGATGGTGAAGAAGATATGTAAAGAAACAGGCGATGAGTTGGAGGTGAACCACTATGAGAGGTTCAAGCCTCTGGTGGTGGAGGCTAAGACTCTTTTAGGGAATTTTAAGAATGTTCGATCGGGGGACTGCATTGTGGCCTTCTCAAGAAGAGAGATTTTTGAGGTGAAATTGGCTATCGAGAAGTTTACTAAGCATAAGTGCTGCGTCATCTATGGTGCATTGCCGCCAGAAACCAGGCGGCAGCAGGCTAGCTTGTTCAATGATCAGGGCAATGAGTATGATGTTCTGGTGGCGAGTGACGCAGTTGGGATGGGCTTGAATCTTAATATTAGGAGGGTTGTTTTCTATTCGCTGTCGAAGTATAATGGTGATAAGATGGTGCTAGTTGCTCCCTCCCAGGTGAAACAGATAGCTGGGCGAGCTGGCCGGAGAGGTAGTGCATATCCAGACGGGCTCGTGACCACCTTCCTTTTGGATGATTTGGACTATCTGATCGAGTGTTTGCAGCAGCCATTCGAAGAGGTGACAAAAGTTggtctttttcccttctttgagCAAGTGGAGTTGTTTGCTGCACAGTTTCCAATTGCAACTTTCTGTGAGTTATTGGATAAGTTTCGTGAGAACTGCCGGCTTGATGGGAACTATTTCTTGTGTCGGCATGATGGTGTGAAGAAAGTGGCAAACATGTTGGAGAAGGTACAGGGGTTATCTCTTGAAGAACGATTCAACTTCTGTTTTGCACCGGTCAATATTAGGGACCCAAAGGCAATGTACCATCTCTTGAGATTTGCTACGCACTATAGCCAGAACCATCCTGTTGGTATAGCAATGGGGATGCCAAAGGGTTCTGCTAGAAATGATGCAGAGTTGTTGGATCTTGAGACAAAGCATCAGGTTTTATCTATGTATCTGTGGTTATCACATCATTTCAAGGAGGATACATTTCCTTATGTGCAGAAGGCTGAGACAATGGCGTTCAGCATTGCTGATTTGCTTGGTCAGTCTCTTGCCAAAGCTTGCTGGAAGCCTGAATCAAGATCACAGGGGAAGCCAAGACGTATAGAAGAGGAGAATAGCCAGGACGAGCTAAAGCCAGTTGCTGAAGAAAGTTATGACAGGCCAAGATCACTCATAAAAGCATACAAAAT